The Anomaloglossus baeobatrachus isolate aAnoBae1 chromosome 4, aAnoBae1.hap1, whole genome shotgun sequence genome contains the following window.
aggacagaggagacgggtggtcaccgaatactgaggacggaggagacgggcggtcactgaatactgaggacggtggAGAAgggtggtcaccgaatactgaggatagaggagacgggcggtcaccgaatactgaggacggaggaggcgggcagtcactgaatactgaggacggaggagacgggtggtcacaaaATACTGAGGACAAAGGAGActggcggtcaccaaatactgaggacggaggagacgggtggtcacaaaatactgaggacagaggagacgggcggtcaccaaatactgaggatggaggaaacgggtggtcaccaaatactgaggacagaggaaacgggtggtcaccaaatactgaggactaTTGAGACgggtggtcaccgaatactgaggatggaggagacaggcggtcactgaatactgaggatggaggagacgagcagtcactgaatactgaggacggaggagacgggtggtcacaaaatactgaggacagaggagacgggtggtcaccaaatactgaggacggaggagacgggcggtaactgaaaactgaggacggaggagacgagcggtcaccgaatactgaggatggaggacacgggcgatcactgaatactgaggacggaggagatgggcgatcactgaatactgaggacggaggagatgggtggTCACAAAATACTGAGGACAAAGGAGActggcggtcaccaaatactgaggacggaggagacgggtggtcacaaaatactgaggacagaggagacgggcggtcaccaaatactgaggatggaggaaacgggtggtcaccaaatactgaggacagaggaaacgggtggtcaccaaatactgaggactaTTGAGACgggtggtcaccgaatactgaggatggaggagacaggcggtcactgaatactgaggatggaggagacgagcagtcactgaatactgaggacggaggagacgggtggtcacaaaatactgaggacagaggagacgggtggtcaccaaatactgaggacggaggagacgggcggtaactgaaaactgaggacggaggagacgagcggtcaccgaatactgaggatggaggacacgggcgatcactgaatactgaggacggaggagatgggcgatcactgaatactgaggatggaggagacgggcgatcaccgaatactgaggacagaggagacgggcggtcactgaatactgaggacggaggagacgggcggtcactgaatactgaggatggaggagacgggcggtcgctgaatactgaggatggaggagacaggcggtcactgaatactgaggacggaggagactggcgatcactgaatactgaggacggaggagacgggtgatcactgaatactgaggacggaggagacaggcggtcactgaatactgaggacggaggagacgggtgatcactgaatactgaggacggaggagatggcggtcactgaatactgaggacggaggagacgggtgatcactgaatactgaggacggaggagacaggcaatcactgaatactgaggacggaggagacgggcggtcactgaatactgaggacggaggagatgggcggtcactgaatactgaggacggaggagacggccggtcactgaatactgaggacggaggagacaggcaatcactgaatactgaggacggaggagacaggcaatcactgaatactgaggatggaggagacgggcggtcactgaatactgaggacggaggagacgggtgatcactgaatactgaggacggaggagacgggtgatcactgaatactgaggacgatgGAGACaggcaatcactgaatactgaggacggaggagacaggcaatcactgaatactgaggacggaggagacgggcggtcactgaatactgaggacggaggagacgggcggtcactgaatactgaggacggaggagacgggcaatcaCCAAATACTGTATTTTAAATATTGTTGCTCTACAGCATTTATTCTACACCTGCTGAAATCTTTTCCCCGATGCTGTGTATTAGAGGGGTTCACACtcatacactgacacttggggtacagggtaatgacgctgacacttggggtacagggtaatgacgctggcacttggggtacaggataatggagctgacacttggggtacagggtaatgatgctgacacttggggtacagggtaatgatgctgacacttggggtacagggtaatgatgctgacacttggggtacaggataatggagctgacacttggggtacagggtaatgacgctGACTCTCGGGGTACAGGTTGATGACTTGTCTCCTGCAGGATCGGGGAGGCCGATGACCATGTTCCCGCAGAGAGGAGGTTTCCCTACGAGCTTGTCGCTTTGTTCATGGACATGCAGGACAGTAGAGAGGACGCCGTGCCCCCATATCGGGTTCTCCGATGTCTTCTGATGGCCAAACTGACGTGTGAGTTTTCGGGTTAAGAGAATTTAGAGAATAGATATAGCAATTTTCGTTAAACAATGGATGGCACAACAATAAAGAGGGGTTCCTGTATTatatgggggtacacagcactattgAGGGGTTACTGTATTATAGGGGATACACAGCACTATAGAGGGGCTCCTGTATTATAGGGGGGTACACAACACTATAGAGGGGTTCCTGTATTATAGGGGGTACACAACACTATAGAGGGGTTCCTGTTTTTTAGGGGGGTACACAACACTATAGTGGGGTTCCTGTAttatagggggtacacagcactatagAGGGGCTTCTGTATTATAGGGGATACACAGAACTATAATGAGGTTCCTGTAttatagggggtacacagcactatagAGGGGCTTCTGTATTATAGGGGATACACAGCACTATAGAGGGGTTCCTGTATTATAGGGGATACACAGCACTATAGAGGGGTTCCTGTATTATAGGGGATACACAGCACTATAGAGGGGTTCCTGTATTATAGGGGATACACAGCACTATAGAGGGGTTCCTGTAATATAGGGGGGTACACAACACTATAGAGGGGTTCCTGTAATATAGGGGGGTACACAACACTATAGAGGGGTTCCTGTATTATAGGGGGTACACAACACTATAGAGGGGTTCCTGTTTTTTAGGGGGGTACACAACACTATAGTGGGGTTCCTGTATTATAGGGGATACACAGCACTATAATGGGGTTCCTGTAttatagggggtacacagcactatagAGGAGCTCCTGTATTATACAGGGTACAAAGCACTATAGAGGGGCTCCTGTATTATACGGGGTACACAGCACTATAGAGGGGCTCCTGTATTATAGGGGGAATACACAGCACTATAGAGGGGCTCCTGTAttatagggggtacacagcactatagaggggctcctgttttataggggggtacacagcactatagTGGGGTTCGGTGGCGCTCGTTTTTCCCATAATGCACTGTGGTTTTGTCTTTGTAGTATTCGCCGAGGTCGATGTGGCCGACGTCTTCTCCTCCTTTTGGAATCATCTTCTGCAGAACATGCCGGATCGTCCCCTGGTAAACACTCAGTTTTGGGGGGCGGCTGTGATGGGAGTCTGTGGACTGAGTCCCATGAAACGCACCATTATTTCTGCACCTCAGCACGAGACCCCCAATATCTGACTGTTATCAGCATTGCTCCCCGAGATCACCAGACACCCCAGAACTGACACTCTAGGCCTCATTTATCACAACTGTctctgttacccatagcaaccaattacaaCGCAGCTTTCATTGTTAAAACTGCTCTGAtgaaatgaaagctgcgctgtgattggttgctacgggCAACAGACACAGATTTTATAAACCTGACCTAAAATGAGTAATTATACCCCAATATTTACAAATAATCATCGCCCCCATTTGTCGCCGCCTCTCGGGACTACATGTGTTCACCTCACATCTGCCCTTTCCGTGTTTGTCCAGGAGGAGGCGCTGCGCTCGCTGTTTACCATCTCGCTGGAGGATCGTCTCACCTGCCAAAGGTGCCACCGCCAAAGCTGCGCCCATCGCGACCTGGTGTCCCTCCCACTCCGAGTGTCTCACTCCAAATACCATAGAAAGCTGTCTCTGGTGAGTCAGACGCCAAAACTGCGGGGAAAAATATCCGTCATGGGCGCCATTATTAGCAAAATAgacgttgccaatagcaaccaatttcCGTTGTGTCTCCGGTTGTTAGGAACGGGCGCTCTGGAGATATTTCCAGGACTCGTATGAAGAAGAGAATTTCTGCCCGAAATGTGGAAGGAACGGCCGGGTGAGGAAGGTAACCGCAGCGCACATCCCCACCTCCCGGCCCTGGCGGGCTGCGGTgacaggacatgctgggagttgtagttcagaTACGGGGCAGCGGCCGCTTCCTCTTACCCGGTGGGGGGACACGGCCCTGTCCTCAGATTAGCCGCGTGTATCGGATATTTATGGCAGCTCATTCACTGACTGCAAGCGGAGCTCCTGATGATGGCGCTGTGGTTGTCTGATTGTTGGCAGGTCCCTCGCCTCCGCTCTCTGCCGCGCACGCTCACCGTCCACCTGATGCGTCTCTGCAAGAGCAGATCCCAGGTCCAGAAGATCAACAGGACGGTCTCCTTCCCCCCGACGCTGGATCTGCTGGAGATCCTCGGCCCGGAGCGTCTCCCCGAAGACAAGCAGCAAACGGTGAGAGGCGACAGCGACCCCGAGGAAAGAGCGCAACGTACAGAGCGACACACCGGGGCCGGATACcgcgggatactgtctgctgagatactGCAACTATTCCTGTGTGAtaacgtctgctgagctgtgtatctaatcctatcctgtgtgatactgtctgctgagccgtgtatctaatcctatcctgtgtgatactgtctgctgagctgtgtatctaatcctctcctgtgtgatactgtctgctgagctgtgtatctaatcctatcctgcgtgatactgtctgctgagctgtgtatctaatcctatcctgtgtgatactctctgctgagctgtatatctaatcctatcctgtctgatactgtctgctgagttgtgtatctaatcctctcctgtgtgatactgtctgctgagctgtgtatctaatcctctcctgtgtgatactgtctgctgagctgtgtatctaatcctctcctgtgtgatactgtctgctgagctgtgtatctaatcctctcctgtgtgatactgtctcctttttttttttaattatttcatgaatttcatgaaatattaaaaaaaaacaatgacgtgagcttcgcctagtttttgtgtccagccgggtacaactaggcagctggggattggaatccacaatgcagggtgcccatgctttctgggcacccccgctgcgaattgcagtccgcagccaccccagacaatggcgctttcatagaagcgccatcttccggcgctgtattcaactctaccagctgccctgatgccgggtggctcactgggtaataatggggttagggctagctgtatattatcagctggccctaagcccgaaattcatggtatcacgccaatattagacatggccaccatgaatttctagtaaagataaaaaaaacacaacactcagaaacatatttttattagaaataaaacacaacacaattagtgactccatctttattgaaataaagaacccccctccgcagtaatcctgggtcaagggtcccgcgccgtccaatccggatccaatatcatctgatcggtttgctggaaggcagagcgatcagatgatgtgtcaggttctaggatgtgaatcacatcacacagcagctgattgtataaaagccgtttatacaatcagcagatgcatcagtgcaaaaaaaaaaataaaacctcacttatgtgctgattaccggcagctcctgaagcggagtctgatcccgtccgatcgctgcagcagctgccggtaatcagggatgaagtctcctgacgcatccgctgataggtgaaaccgccggccgctggcgtctgcccgagacttacgatcagctgatgcgtcaggtgactgcatcaggtgatccatcgccaggtcctgcatcctgcaggcgtacgtacccggggagactgcacacacccggagcggcggtaccgggaggagatgggagcgggcatggcaccgggagtctgcagacaggtaagtatgactttttttttttctactgttcacttttgttttcgcagccgcttccacctcccgcccgaacatggcgccaCACGGCAGCATAcataggacgggaggtggaagcggcggtgacggtaccgggaggattcacgcttctgtatatactgacagaaggaatcctcttcctgtacacgtcactttactacccacctcctgcgtttatagctgcgtttttggtcttagaaacgcaccaaaacgcagctatttgcgtttcttattgcgtctttcaacatcccattgcactcaatggatgaaaagcgcagtggaaaacgcaggaataattgacatgctgcgtttttgtggcaccacaaaaacgcagctgaaaaaaaacgctgtgtgcagacagcaaaaatgaaaactcatggactttgctggggaagcaaagtcatgcagttttgaggccaaaaacgcacctgaaaaacgcgcaaaaacgccgcgaaaaacgcactgtgtgaacttaccctactcctctcctgtgtgatactgtctgctgagccgtgtatctaatcctctcctgtgtgatactgtctgctgagctgtgtatctaattctcttctgtgtgatactgtctgctgagctgtgtatctaatcctctcctgtgtgatactgtctgctgagctgtgtatctaatactctcctgtgtgatactgtctgctgagccgtgtatctaatcctctcctgtgtgatactgtctgctgagctgtgtatctaattctcttctgtgtgatactgtctgctgagctgtgtatctaatcctctcctgtgtgatattgtctgctgagctgtgtatctaatcctctcctgtgtgatactgtctgctgagccgtgtatctaatcctctcctgtgtgatactgtctgctgagctgtgtatctaattctcttctgtgtgatactgtctgctgagctgtgtatctaatcctctcctgtgtgatactgtctgctgagctgtgtatctaatactctcctgtgtgatactgtctgctgagccgtgtatctaatcctctcctgtgtgataccgtctgctgagccgtgtatctaatcctctgtctgctgagctgtgtatctaatcctctcctgtgtgatgctgtctgctgagctgtatctaatcctctcctgtgtgatactgtctgctgagctgtatctaatcctctcctgtgtgatactgtctgctgagctgtgtatctaatcctctcctgtgtgatactgtctgctgagccgtgtatctattcctgtcctgtgtgatactgtctgctgagctgtgtatctaatcctctcctgtgtgataccgtctgctgagctgtgtatctaatcctctcctgtgtgatactgtctgctgagctgtgtatctaatcctctcctgtgtgatactgtctgctgagccgtgtatctaatcctctcctgtgtgatactgtctgctgagctgtatctaatcctctcctgtgtgatactgtctgctgagctgtgtatctaatcctctcctgtgtgatactgtctgctgagctgtgtatctaatcatctcctgtgtgatactgtctgctgagccgtatatctaatcctctcctgtgtgttactgtctgctgagctgtgtatctaatcctctcctgtgtgatactgtctgctgagctgtgtatctaattctctcctgtgtgatactgtctgctgagctgtgtatctaatcctatcctgtgtgatactgtctgctgagctgtgtatctaatcctctcctgtgtgatactgtctgctgagctgtgtatctaatcctctcctgtgtgatactgtctgctgagccgtgtatctattcctctcctgtgtgatactgtctgctgagccgtgtagctaatcctctcctgtgtgatactgtctgctgagctgtgtatctaatcctctcctgtgtgatactgtctgctgagctgtgtatctaatcctctcctgtgtgatactgtctgctgagctgtgtatctaatcctatcctgtgtgatactgtctgctgagctgtgaatctaatcctctcctgtgtgatactgtctgctgagctgtgtatctaatcctctactgtgtgatactgtctgctgagctgtgtatctaatcctctcctgtgtgatactgtctgctgagccgtgtatctaatcctctcctgtgtgatactgtctgctgagccgtgtatctaatcctctcctgtgtgatactgtctgctgagctgtgtatctaatcctctcctgtgtgatactgtctgctgagccgtgtatctaatcctctcctgtgtgatactgtctgctgagctgtgtatctaatcctctcctgtgtgatactgtctgctgagctgtgtatctaatcctctactgtgtgatactgtctgctgagctgtgtatctaatcctctcctgtgtgatactgtctgctgagccgtgtatctaatcctctcctgtgtgatactgtctgctgagccgtgtatctaatcctctcctgtgtgatactgtctgctgagctgtgtatctaatcctctcctgtgtgatactgtctgctgagccgtgtatctaatcctctcctgtgtgatactgtctgctgagctgtgtatctaatcctctcctgtgtgatactgtctgctgagctgtgtatctaatcctctcctgcgtgatactgtctgctgagccgtgtatctattcctgtcctgtgtgatactgtctgctgtgctgtgtatctaatcctctcctgtgtgatactgtctgctgagccgtgtatctattcctgtcctgtgtgatactgtctgctgagctgtgtatctaatcctctcctgtgtgatactgtctgctgagctgtgtatctaatcctatcctgtgtgatactgtctgctgagccgtgtatctaatcctctcctgtgtgatactgtctgctgagctgtgtatctaatcctgtcctgtgtgatactttctgctgagctgtgtatctaatcctgtgtgatactgtctgctgagctgtgtatctaatcctctcctgtgtgatactgtctgctgagctgtgtatctaatcctctcctgtgtgatactgtctgctgagccgtgtatctaatcctctcctgtgtgatactgtctgctgagcctgtatctctccccccatgtgtgatATGTGATATCTGCCATTTCCTCTCTAGATACAGTATCGCCTCTTCGCGGTTATCGCGCACTCTGGGACGGCGACTTGTGGTCACTTCAGTTCCTACATTCACAGCTGCAGGGACAAGGGATGGTATTTCTTCAATGACTCCTGTGTGTGTAAGGTGAGCTGTGCCCGCGGCCTGTCCCCTGTATCATCAGTGTGCAGTATGTGGCAGTATTATGTGTGTAAGGTGAGCTGTGCCCGCGGCCTGTCCCCTGTATCATCAGTGTGCAGTATGTGGCGGTATTATGTGTGTAAGGTGAGCTGTGCCCGCGGCCTGTCCCCTGTATCATCAGTGTGCAGTATGTGGCGGTATTATGTGTGTAAGGTGAGCTGTGCCCGCGGCCTGTCCCCTGTATCATCAGTGTGCAGTATGTGGCGGTATTATGTGTGTAAGGTGAGCTGTGCCCACAGACTgtcctctgtattatcagtgtgcagTATTTGGCGGTATTATGTGTGTAATGTGAGCTGTGGCCGCGGCCTGTACCCTGTAtcatcagtgtgcagtgtatggcggtattatttgtgtAATGTGAGCTATACTCGCAGCCTGTTCTCTGTATCATCAGTGTGCAGTATGTGGCGGTGTAACGTGAGCTGTGCCTGTAGCCTATCCTCTGTATCATCATTGTGCAGTATGTGGCGGTATTATATGTGTAATGTGAGCTGTGCATGCAGCCTTTCCCCTGTATCATCAATGTgcattgtatggcggtattatgtgtaATGTGAGCTGTACCCGCGGCCTGTTCTCTGTATCATCAGTGTGCAGTAGGTGGCGGTGTAATGTGAGCTGTGCCTGCAGCCTGTCCCCTGTATTATCAGTGTGCAGTATGTGGCGGTATTATTTGTGTAATGTGAGCTATGCCCGCGGCCTgtcctctgtattatcagtgtgcagTATGTGGCGGTATTATGTGTGTAATGTGAGCTGTGCCCGCGGCCTGttccctgtattatcagtgtgcAGAATGTGGCAATATTATGTGTATAATGTTAGCTGTGCCCACAGCCTTTCCCCTGTATTATCAATGTGCAGTATTTGGCGGTATTATGTGTGTAATGTGAGCTGTGCATGCAGCCTTTCCCCTGTATCATCaatgtgcagtgtatggcggtattatgtgtaATATGAGCTGTACCTGCGGCCTGTTCTCTGTATCATCAGTGTGCAGTAGGTGGCGGTGTAATGTGAGCTGTGCCTGCAGCCTGTCCTGTGTATCATTATTGTGCAGTATATAGCGGTATTATGTATGTAATGTGAGCTGTGCCTGCAGGCTGTCCTCTGTATAATCATTGtgcagtgtatggcagtattatgtgtgtAATGTGAGCTTTGCCTGCAGCCTGTCCTGTGTATCATTATTGtgcagtgtatggcagtattatgtgtgtAATGTGAGCTTTGCCTGCAGCCTGTCCTGTGTATCATTATTGtgcagtgtatggcagtattatgtgtgtAATGGGAGCTTTGCCTGCAGCCTGTCCTGTGTATCATTATTGTGCAGTATGTAGCGGTATTATGTGTGTAATGGGAGCTTTGCCTGCAGCCTGTCCTGTGTATCATTATTGtgcagtgtatggcagtattatgtgtgtAATGGGAGCTTTGCCTGCAGCCTGTCCTGTGTATCATTATTGTACAGTATGTGGCGGTATTATGTGTGTAATGTGAGCTGTGCCCGCATCCTTTCCTCTGTATCATTATTGTGCAGTATGTGGCGGTATTATGTGTGTAATGTAAGCTGTGCCCGCAGCCTGTCCTCTGTATCATCAGTGTGCAGTATGTGGCGGTATTATGTGTGTAATGTGAGCTGTGCCCGCGGCCTGTCCCCTGTATCATCAGTGTGCAGTATGTGGCGGTATTatgtgtgtaatgtgaattgtgCCCGCAGCCTGTCCCCTGTATCATCAGTGTGCAGTATGTGGCGGTATTATGTGTGATctctttattctaggtttcctggGATGATGTGAAATGTACATATGGAAACACCGCCTTTCACTGGTGAGTATTTGAGGCAGCGAGGGCCTGAtataaagaggttctgcagcagcagagtGCGTGTGATGACATTTTCTACAACGTGTTGTGTTTCAGGGGCAGCACGGCCAGCCTGCTGATCTACGTCCATTCAGACGCTGTGACCTCGGGCCCCGGGGCCCCCCCATAATCCCAGTACTGTATCATCCATGAATGTACGGACCGGTCCGCGGATCACTGCGCACGGCGGACATTCCCTGTATATACCGTATACTCCTGCGGCTCTGGATGGGGACGGGTGTCTATACCTTTCTGCATTTCCCATAAATCCAGCAGGGGGCGGCAGTGACACATGACTGTTatgtgcagctttggatgtgaccagAGTATATGGCTGTGCTCCGCCTTCCATGTCCTCGTGTAGCAGTTCCAC
Protein-coding sequences here:
- the USP18 gene encoding ubl carboxyl-terminal hydrolase 18; the encoded protein is MLDDGYADIQVLEGAVSPRVAAVRPVRCLSYSTGKFKNGAVGLCNVGGTSCLNPLLQTLYMYKEFTDLLCRIGEADDHVPAERRFPYELVALFMDMQDSREDAVPPYRVLRCLLMAKLTLFAEVDVADVFSSFWNHLLQNMPDRPLEEALRSLFTISLEDRLTCQRCHRQSCAHRDLVSLPLRVSHSKYHRKLSLERALWRYFQDSYEEENFCPKCGRNGRVRKVPRLRSLPRTLTVHLMRLCKSRSQVQKINRTVSFPPTLDLLEILGPERLPEDKQQTIQYRLFAVIAHSGTATCGHFSSYIHSCRDKGWYFFNDSCVCKVSWDDVKCTYGNTAFHWGSTASLLIYVHSDAVTSGPGAPP